The Daucus carota subsp. sativus chromosome 7, DH1 v3.0, whole genome shotgun sequence genome window below encodes:
- the LOC108195710 gene encoding G-type lectin S-receptor-like serine/threonine-protein kinase SD2-2 → MNTIMPLIPLFVLTYFHIFTAFAQNPTSISHTKLTEPPIKISNLTGPDAQITRPLTLITGNATISSPNKTFKLGFFSTNDESRVYLGIWYASIPTLTYVWVANRESPVGNLAAASLVYSGDGSLEIIDTSLKSPENVVWRSDNVLNGTNVKLLEQGNLVILSWRGEIVWNSFNYPADTWLPGMNLTAGKWLTSWKSSNDPAPGNYSLRLSQDYGEIVLTYNGDYVYWDTGKWSMNTFSGVPEMSIPYIYRFHFVSPWTPNASFGYTETALEGGKPPLTRFSLDYTGQLKQFTWSPQTANWNMFWSQPENENICKVYGLCGNFGFCNARMLNPCKCLIGFRPVDGVSWDAGGFSSGCRRDSDEDCNVKDGFKEVGVVGFDGAKWESFEASRDDCEKRCLNNCSCIGLFHNVKSNLCKNLFGSMLNIRNLTLSSTTDEVLHVRVPKEGIDRKRRKKTLVYVVTTCGIIVIFTLMGVLLFITRKRVMKRRKEKKDTIYAVTNLKVFTYKELHAATKGFSEKLGHGGFGVVFLGQLSDSSLPVAVKRLERPGSGEKEFRAEVCTIGNIQHVNLVRLRGFCSEETHRLLVYDYMPNGPLSGYMKKDGQHLSWDVRFRVAMGTARGIAYLHEECRNCIIHCDIKPENILLDEDFSAKVSDFGLAKLIGRDFSRVLVTMRGTWGYVAPEWISGVAITTKADVYSYGMTLLELIGGRRNVEGPPSFGKANGTGEKWFFPPWAAQHIIAGNVAAVIDERLGGVYNTVEAERLGMVAIWCIQDEEEQRPTMGMVVKMLEGVVEVTVPPPPKLLQALVSGESFHGVGVDSGNRASTTAGSQSDSDHVQLSEASRDAASSPKLSLG, encoded by the coding sequence ATGAACACAATAATGCCTTTAATTCCCCTCTTCGTTCTCACTTATTTTCACATTTTTACTGCATTTGCCCAAAACCCAACTTCAATTTCACACACAAAACTCACTGAACCCCCCATCAAAATCTCAAATTTAACTGGCCCAGATGCTCAGATTACACGACCCCTCACTCTAATCACCGGAAACGCTACAATTTCCAGCCCAAACAAGACTTTCAAGCTGGGATTTTTCTCTACAAATGATGAATCTAGAGTATATTTAGGCATTTGGTACGCTTCTATACCGACCCTAACTTACGTTTGGGTCGCAAATCGTGAGTCTCCGGTCGGAAATTTAGCGGCGGCGAGTTTGGTATATTCCGGCGACGGAAGTTTGGAAATTATTGATACTTCTTTGAAGTCACCGGAAAATGTTGTGTGGAGAAGTGATAATGTGCTTAATGGTACTAATGTGAAGCTTTTAGAGCAGGGTAATTTGGTAATTTTGTCGTGGAGGGGTGAAATTGTGTGGAACAGTTTTAATTATCCGGCGGACACGTGGCTGCCGGGAATGAATTTGACGGCCGGAAAATGGCTGACGAGTTGGAAAAGCTCGAATGATCCTGCACCGGGGAATTATTCGCTCCGGTTATCGCAAGATTATGGTGAGATTGTATTAACTTATAATGGTGATTATGTTTATTGGGACACCGGAAAATGGTCGATGAATACATTTTCCGGTGTCCCGGAAATGTCTATTCCGTATATTTACAGGTTCCATTTTGTGTCTCCGTGGACCCCGAATGCGTCATTCGGGTACACGGAGACAGCATTAGAGGGCGGAAAGCCGCCCTTGACTAGGTTTTCTCTTGATTATACTGGGCAGTTGAAGCAGTTTACGTGGTCCCCGCAAACTGCTAATTGGAATATGTTTTGGTCACAGcctgaaaatgaaaatatttgtaaagtGTATGGATTGTGTGGGAATTTCGGGTTTTGTAATGCTAGAATGTTGAATCCTTGCAAGTGTTTGATTGGTTTTAGGCCGGTTGATGGTGTATCTTGGGATGCCGGAGGTTTTTCTAGTGGTTGTCGTCGTGATAGTGATGAGGATTGTAATGTTAAGGATGGATTTAAGGAGGTCGGGGTTGTGGGTTTCGATGGGGCAAAGTGGGAATCTTTTGAAGCAAGTAGGGATGATTGTGAGAAAAGATGTTTGAATAATTGTTCTTGTATTGGTTTGTTTCACAATGTGAAGTCTAATCTTTGTAAGAATTTGTTTGGGTCAATGTTGAATATTCGGAATCTTACATTGAGTAGCACTACTGATGAGGTGCTTCATGTAAGGGTGCCGAAAGAAGGTATAGACAGGAAGAGAAGGAAGAAAACGCTTGTTTATGTTGTCACAACCTGCGGGATTATAGTGATATTTACACTGATGGGTGTTCTCTTATTTATCACAAGGAAAAGAGTGATgaagagaagaaaagaaaagaaagacacTATATATGCCGTGACAAATTTGAAGGTATTTACTTACAAAGAGCTTCATGCCGCAACTAAGGGGTTCTCGGAGAAGCTTGGTCATGGGGGTTTTGGAGTTGTATTTTTAGGTCAACTATCTGATTCGTCTCTGCCAGTGGCTGTAAAAAGGCTTGAACGACCGGGCAGTGGTGAGAAAGAATTTCGAGCAGAGGTATGCACCATTGGGAACATTCAACATGTAAATCTTGTGAGGCTAAGGGGATTTTGTTCTGAAGAGACGCACAGGCTTCTTGTTTATGATTACATGCCAAATGGTCCTCTTAGTGGTTACATGAAGAAAGATGGTCAGCATTTGAGTTGGGATGTTAGGTTTCGTGTTGCAATGGGAACAGCTAGAGGGATTGCTTATTTACATGAGGAATGCAGAAATTGCATCATACATTGTGATATAAAGCCGGAAAACATTCTCTTAGATGAAGATTTTTCAGCTAAGGTGTCAGACTTTGGATTAGCAAAGCTAATAGGTCGAGATTTTAGCCGTGTATTAGTCACGATGAGGGGCACATGGGGCTATGTGGCACCAGAATGGATCTCCGGAGTGGCAATCACTACAAAAGCTGATGTGTATAGCTACGGAATGACTTTGTTAGAACTAATAGGTGGTCGAAGGAACGTAGAGGGACCACCTTCATTTGGCAAAGCTAATGGAACAGGTGAAAAGTGGTTTTTTCCTCCATGGGCTGCACAACACATAATCGCTGGAAATGTAGCAGCTGTGATCGACGAGAGGCTTGGCGGAGTCTATAATACCGTGGAAGCCGAGCGATTGGGAATGGTGGCGATATGGTGTATACAAGATGAGGAAGAACAAAGGCCTACGATGGGAATGGTGGTAAAAATGTTGGAAGGTGTAGTGGAAGTAACCGTTCCACCACCGCCAAAGCTTCTCCAGGCATTGGTTTCTGGCGAATCGTTTCACGGGGTCGGAGTGGATTCTGGAAACAGAGCATCAACAACTGCTGGTAGCCAGTCTGATAGTGATCATGTACAATTGTCTGAAGCAAGTAGAGATGCTGCATCTTCTCCCAAGCTCTCACTTGGTTAG
- the LOC108195711 gene encoding ubiquitin-conjugating enzyme E2-23 kDa gives MSSQNKRRDTDLMKLMMSDYKVEMINDGLHEFFVYFHGPSDSPYQGGMWKIRVKLPENYPYKSPSIVFVNKIYHPNVNEKSGAVCLDVIQQSWSPMFDLVNVFEVFIPQLLLYPNPSSPLNRNAAALMIRDQAAYEKQVKEYCEKYAKAEDVGEALKEISSDEEPSDTESNSSDEGMAGSVDPGSVDP, from the exons ATGTCTTCTCAAAACAAACGCAGAGACACAGACTTGATGAAACT GATGATGAGTGATTACAAAGTGGAGATGATCAATGATGGGTTGCATGAGTTCTTTGTTTATTTCCATGGACCTAGTGACA GTCCTTACCAAGGAGGCATGTGGAAAATAAGGGTTAAGCTTCCGGAAAATTATCCTTATAAGTCTCCATCTATAGTCTTTGTAAATAAGATTTATCACCCAAATGTGAATGAAAA GTCTGGAGCAGTTTGCCTGGATGTTATTCAACAAAGCTGGAGCCCCATGTTTG ATCTAGTAAATGTGTTTGAAGTATTCATCCCGCAACTCCTTCTATACCCCAATCCATCTAGCCCGCTGAATCGGAACGCAGCAGCTCTAATGATACGTGATCAAGCTGCCTATGAAAAACAAGTTAAAG agtACTGTGAAAAATATGCCAAGGCGGAAGATGTGGGAGAGGCCCTAAAAGAGATTTCAAGTGATGAAGAACCGAGTGATACTGAGTCCAACTCAAGCGATGAAGGGATGGCTGGTTCAGTTGATCCTGGTTCAGTTGATCCTTAG